One window of Bos indicus isolate NIAB-ARS_2022 breed Sahiwal x Tharparkar chromosome 18, NIAB-ARS_B.indTharparkar_mat_pri_1.0, whole genome shotgun sequence genomic DNA carries:
- the LOC139177221 gene encoding killer cell immunoglobulin-like receptor 2DL5A: MLSAIVSLACLGFFLIQSIWAQEGGHDKPSLSAWPSPVVPQGQHVTLRCQSPLGFDRFRLHKDDRTNVPELQGIIFWKNFLMGPVTEAHAGTYRCHGHYSHLPTVWSAPSDPLEIVVTGLSKKPSLSAQGGPVVRSGENVTLVCSSESTFDQFHLLREGVNLGRPLAGGRGPRGALQAEFPLGPGTPDHSGVYRCYGSFTRSPYSWSDSSDPLYLSVTGNSSSSQPLHTKPNSNSGNPRHLHALVGPSVAFVFLVSFISFLVHHWCPDAKDAVIMNSQPEVGRRVNREDPDAEELKEVTYTDLDCSVFTQKIISPMSQRPREPSTNASVYMDLATC, translated from the exons ATGCTGTCTGCCATCGTCAGCCTGGCATGTCTTG GTTTCTTCTTGATCCAGAGCATCTGGGCACAAGAAG GTGGTCATGACAAGCCCTCCCTGTCAGCCTGGCCAAGCCCCGTAGTTCCTCAAGGACAGCATGTGACTCTCCGGTGTCAGTCCCCTCTCGGATTTGACAGGTTCAGGCTGCACAAGGATGACAGAACCAATGTCCCTGAGCTCCAGGGCATCATATTCTGGAAGAACTTCCTCATGGGCCCTGTGACCGAAGCACATGCAGGAACCTACAGATGTCATGGTCACTACAGTCACCTCCCCACTGTGTGGTCAGCACCCAGTGACCCCCTGGAGATTGTGGTCACAG GTCTGTCCAAGAAACCCTCTCTCTCAGCCCAGGGAGGACCCGTGGTGAGGTCAGGGGAGAACGTGACCTTGGTCTGCAGCTCCGAGAGCACCTTTGACCAGTTCCATCTGCTCAGGGAGGGGGTGAACCTTGGGCGCCCGCTGGCTGGAGGGCGGGGCCCCCGCGGAGCACTCCAGGCAGAGTTCCCTCTGGGTCCTGGGACCCCAGACCACAGCGGGGTCTACAGGTGCTATGGCTCTTTCACTCGCTCTCCCTACTCATGGTCAGACTCCAGCGACCCACTGTACCTGTCTGTCACAG GAAACTCTTCAAGTAGTCAGCCACTACACACAAAACCAAACTCCAACAGCG GTAACCCCAGGCACCTGCATGCTCTGGTTGGACCCTCCGTGGCCTTCGTATTCCTTGTCAGCTTTATCTCCTTCCTCGTCCATCACTGGTGCCCTGATGCAAAGG ATGCTGTTATAATGAACAGCCAGCCTGAGGTGGGCAGAAGGGTGAATCGGGAG GACCCTGATGCAGAGGAACTGAAGGAGGTGACATACACTGACTTGGATTGTTCAGTTTTCACACAGAAAATCATTAGTCCCATGTCCCAGAGGCCCAGAGAGCCCTCAACTAATGCCAGTGTGTACATGGATCTTGCAACATGCTAA